A genome region from Brassica oleracea var. oleracea cultivar TO1000 chromosome C2, BOL, whole genome shotgun sequence includes the following:
- the LOC106322839 gene encoding glycerol kinase-like: protein MAGENGFIGSIDQGTTSTRFIIYDHDARAVASHQVEFTQFYPEAGWVEHDPMEILESVKVCIAKAIDKATADGHNVDGGLKAIGLTDQRETTVVWSKSTGLPLHKAIVWMDARTSSICRRLQKELSGGRSHFVESCGLPISTYFSAMKLLWLMENVDAVKDGIKKGDAIFGTIDTWLIWNMTGGSSGGLHVTDVTNASRTMLMNLKSLSWDEDTLKTLGIPSEILPKIVSNSEVIGEICKGWPIPGIKIAGCLGDQHAAMLGQACKKGEAKSTYGTGAFILLNTGDVPIKSGHGLLTTLSYKLGPQAKTNYALEGSIAIAGAAVQWLRDSLGIIKSASEIEDLAAMVESTGGVYFVPAFNGLFAPWWREDARGVCIGITRFTNKSHIARAVLESMCFQVKDVLDSMNKDAGEKGSLDNEKGEFLLRVDGGATANNLLMQIQADLMGTPVVRPVDIETTALGAAYAAGLAVGFWKEEDIFESGEKSKNSKVFRPAMEEATRKKKVESWCKAVERTFDLADLSL from the exons ATGGCAGGAGAAAATGGTTTTATTGGATCCATAGATCAAGGAACAACCAGCACCAGATTCATCATATACGATCACGATGCTCGTGCTGTTGCTTCTCATCAAGTCGAGTTCACTCAGTTCTATCCCGAAGCTGG ATGGGTGGAACACGATCCAATGGAGATACTAGAAAGTGTGAAAGTGTGTATTGCAAAGGCTATTGACAAAGCCACAGCCGATGGACACAACGTCGACGGTGGCTTGAAGGCCATTGGGCTTACGGATCAGAGAGAGACCACCGTCGTCTGGAGCAAATCCACTGGACTTCCTCTCCACAAGGCTATTGTCTGGATGGATGCTCGCACCAGTTCCATCTGCAG GAGACTACAGAAGGAACTCTCAGGTGGAAGATCACATTTTGTTGAGTCTTGTGGCTTGCCTATAAGCACATACTTCTCCGCCATGAAGCTGCTTTGGCTGATGGAGAATGTGGATGCGGTCAAGGACGGTATCAAGAAAGGGGATGCCATCTTTGGCACCATCGACACTTGGTTGATATGGAACATGACTGGCGGTTCCAGTGGCGGGCTACATGTGACTGATGTCACCAATGCTTCTCGCACCATGCTCATGAACCTCAAGTCTTTGAGCTGGGACGAGGACACTCTTAAGACTCTTGGCATTCCTTCTGAAATCTTGCCAAAAATAGTAAGCAACTCAGAGGTCATTGGAGAAATCTGCAAAGGCTGGCCCATTCCTGGCATCAAGATCGCTGGATGTCTTGGCGACCAACACGCTGCAATGCTGGGACAAGCTTGTAAGAAAGGTGAGGCTAAGAGTACTTACGGAACAGGCGCTTTCATTCTTCTCAACACAGGAGACGTGCCCATCAAGTCAGGTCATGGACTTCTAACCACGCTATCTTACAAACTTGGGCCTCAAGCAAAGACAAACTATGCTCTCGAGGGTTCGATAGCTATAGCTGGAGCTGCTGTTCAGTGGCTAAGAGACAGCCTTGGCATAATCAAAAGTGCTAGTGAAATTGAAGACTTGGCGGCTATGGTAGAATCAACAGGAGGAGTTTACTTTGTGCCAGCATTTAACGGTTTGTTTGCTCCTTGGTGGAGAGAAGACGCTCGTGGTGTCTGCATAGGGATCACAAGGTTCACAAACAAGTCTCACATAGCAAGGGCTGTGTTGGAGAGCATGTGTTTCCAAGTGAAAGATGTGTTGGACTCTATGAACAAAGATGCTGGTGAAAAGGGCTCACTAGACAACGAGAAAGGAGAGTTCTTGCTTAGAGTTGATGGTGGTGCCACTGCCAACAACCTTCTCATGCAGATTCAG GCTGATTTGATGGGAACTCCGGTGGTGAGGCCAGTGGACATAGAGACAACAGCACTTGGAGCAGCCTATGCAGCTGGACTGGCTGTTGGATTCTGGAAGGAAGAAGACATATTCGAGTCAGGAGAGAAGTCTAAGAACTCAAAAGTATTCAGACCGGCCATGGAAGAAGCAACCAGGAAGAAGAAAGTGGAGTCATGGTGCAAAGCGGTGGAGAGAACATTCGATCTTGCCGATCTCTCTCTTTAA
- the LOC106326920 gene encoding VQ motif-containing protein 11-like produces the protein MSHKNHHSQRPSYATDPNTMFVQADPSNFRNIVQELTGAPLELSPVSTAQHKLPLTPKKQAFKLHERRQSSKRMELKINNDSLGQFNRGFLVSPVSHLDPFWTRVSPQSARENHHAMPEKEEQKAIAGKGFHFLPSPRSGDEPAPELLPLFPQRNGNDYCHSSY, from the coding sequence ATGAGCCACAAGAATCACCACTCCCAGCGGCCAAGCTATGCTACCGACCCAAACACCATGTTTGTTCAAGCAGACCCCTCCAATTTTCGAAACATCGTCCAAGAACTCACGGGAGCACCACTGGAACTCTCCCCCGTCTCCACCGCACAGCATAAGCTTCCTTTAACTCCAAAGAAACAAGCATTCAAGCTCCACGAACGCCGTCAGTCATCCAAGAGGATGGAGCTGAAGATCAACAATGATTCTTTGGGCCAGTTCAACCGCGGGTTCCTCGTCTCACCGGTCTCTCACCTCGACCCATTCTGGACGCGCGTGAGCCCACAGTCAGCACGTGAGAATCACCACGCCATGCCGGAAAAGGAAGAGCAAAAAGCCATAGCCGGGAAAGGGTTTCACTTCCTTCCGAGTCCGAGAAGCGGGGACGAGCCAGCACCGGAGCTTTTGCCTTTGTTTCCTCAACGGAATGGAAATGATTATTGCCACTCATCTTATTAA
- the LOC106326918 gene encoding DNA-repair protein XRCC1, whose protein sequence is MSQKRNLPSWITSRDPPQPESKKKPKDADEHNIRNAPESSSTTMDFSKLLEGVVFVLSGFVNPERSTLRSQALSMGATYQPDWNSDSTLLICAFPNTPKFRQVESNSGTIVSKDWIPECYMQKKLVDIEQYLLHAGKPWRKTSAPQNTTIREKKKQLSIKSEENQVETKPETRGTSSASSKNRQSCNTVKELFSVTEVKKWARDDLTETISWLESQEEKPAPGEIKRIAAEGVLTCLQDAIDSLEQKKDVGSVTELWSFVPRVVKELGKMESSSKTENSTASKDQLCKQAKSWKKIYEAELAQKGEEEEAKSRRTSGVASGYDSDETVEMTEEEIEHAYRNVSLE, encoded by the exons ATGTCCCAGAAGCGAAATCTTCCTTCTTGGATCACTTCAAGGGATCCTCCTCAGCCTGAGAGTAAGAAGAAGCCCAAGGATGCTGATGAGCACAACATTAGAAATGCTCCTGAGTCAAGTTCAACTACCATGGATTTCTCTAAACTTCTG GAAGGAGTTGTTTTTGTGTTGTCGGGCTTTGTTAACCCTGAGAGGAGTACACTAAGGTCCCAGGCCTTGTCAATGGGAGCTACTTATCAGCCTGACTGGAACTCTGACTCCACCTTGTTGATTTGTGCTTTTCCTAACACTCCTAAGTTCCGTCAAGTCGAATCTAACTCTGGAACCATTGTCTCTAAG GACTGGATACCTGAGTGTTATATGCAGAAGAAGTTGGTGGATATTGAGCAATACCTTCTGCATGCTGGAAAACCATGGAGGAAGACCAGTGCTCCCCAAAATACTACTATTCGAG AAAAGAAGAAACAGTTGTCTATAAAATCAGAGGAGAATCAAGTAGAGACAAAACCAGAAACAAGGGGAACGTCATCTGCTTCATCCAAG AATAGACAGTCTTGCAATACTGTGAAAGAGCTATTTTCTGTTACCGAGGTGAAGAAATGGGCAAGGGATGACCTAACTGAAACCATCTCATGGCTAGAGAGTCAGGAGGAGAAA CCAGCACCAGGAGAGATCAAGAGAATAGCTGCAGAAGGAGTCTTAACCTGTCTACAAGACGCAATCGATTCTCTTGAGCAAAAAAAG GATGTTGGATCAGTTACGGAGCTGTGGAGCTTTGTCCCTCGCGTAGTGAAGGAGCTCGGAAAGATGGAGTCTTCTTCAAAAACAGAAAACTCCACAGCTTCAAAGGATCAACTCTGCAAACAAGCAAAGTCGTGGAAAAAGATTTACGAGGCTGAGCTAGCACAAAAGGGTGAAGAAGAAGAAGCAAAAAGCAGAAGGACCTCTGGGGTTGCTTCTGGATACGACAGTGATGAAACCGTTGAAATGACCGAAGAAGAGATCGAGCATGCTTACCGGAACGTTTCTTTAGAGTGA
- the LOC106326916 gene encoding N-alpha-acetyltransferase 15, NatA auxiliary subunit-like: MGASLPPKEANLFKLIVKSYETKQYKKGLKAADAILKKFPSHGETLSMKGLTLNCMDRKTEAYELVRLGVKNDIKSHVCWHVYGLLYRSDREYREAIKCYRNALRIDPDNLEILRDLSLLQAQMRDLSGFVETRQQLLTLKPNHRMNWIGFAVSQHLNANASKAVEILEAFEGTLEDDYPPENELCEHTEMIMYKVSLLEESGAFGKALEELHKKEPKIVDKLSYKEQEAYLLWKLGRPAEASKLYRVLLSMNPDNYRYYEGLQKCLGLYSESGQYSSDRIEKLNALYQSLSEQYTRSSAVKRIPLDFLQDERFKEAVAKYIKPLLTKGVPSLFSDLCSLYDHPRKPDIMEQLVVEMEHSIRTTGSYPGSDVKEPQSTLLWTLFFLAQHYDKRGQYDVALGKIDEAIAHTPTVIDLYSVKSRIMKHAGDLTAAAALADEARCMDLADRYINSECVKRMLQADQVTSAEKTAVLFTKEGDQLNSLHDMQCMWYDLASGDSYFRQGDLGRALKRFLAVEKHYSDISEDQFDFHSYCLRKMTLRSYVGMLKFEDRLHSFPYFHKAAIRAIRCYLKLHDTPKSTAEEDEMSKLAPAQKKKMKKQKKAEARAKKEAETKIEESTACGVSKSGKRNVKPVDPDPHGEKLIQVEDPMAEASKYLRLLQKHSPNSLETHLLSFEVNMRKEKFLLAFQAVKQLLKLDAENPDSHRSLVKFFLKTGSTSSPTTEAEKLRCSVLEAERPSISQLQNKSLVEANKEFLGRHEDSLVHRAAYAEMLCLLDPSRKTEAIKLIEDSTNKVVQQTNGALGVAREWKLKDCIAVHKLLETVFLDSEAASRWKSRCAEYFPFSTHFEGKRSSVMPDSVYNSSLKSNENGDTPNHPMGQTELNDGQLEAFKSLTVST, from the exons ATGGGAGCTTCGCTTCCTCCTAAAGAGGCCAACCTCTTCAAGCTCATCGTC AAATCTTATGAGACGAAGCAGTACAAGAAGGGACTCAAGGCTGCTGATGCCATATTGAAAAAGTTTCCTTCTCATGGGG AGACTTTATCGATGAAAGGATTGACTCTAAACTGCATGGACCGTAAAACTGAAGCATATGAGCTTGTTCGCCTTGGAGTGAAG AATGACATCAAAAGCCATGTTTGCTGGCATGTGTATGGTCTCCTCTACCGGTCAGACAGAGAGTACAGAGAGGCCATCAAATGCTACCGAAACGCTCTTAGAATAGACCCTGATAATCTTGAAATACTCAGAGACCTCTCACTCTTGCAG GCACAAATGCGGGACTTATCTGGCTTTGTGGAGACCAGGCAGCAGCTTTTGACTTTAAAGCCTAATCATCGAATGAACTGGATTGGCTTTGCAGTCTCCCAGCATTTAAACGCAAA TGCTTCTAAAGCTGTTGAAATTTTGGAAGCATTTGAAGGCACCCTAGAGGATGATTATCCTCCTGAGAACGAGCTATGTGAACACACTGAAATGATTATGTACAAG GTTTCCTTGCTTGAGGAGTCCGGTGCTTTTGGAAAAGCTCTTGAGGAGTTGCACAAAAAAGAGCCTAAAATA GTTGATAAGTTGTCCTACAAAGAACAAGAGGCATATCTCTTGTGGAAGCTTGGTCGCCCAGCAGAAGCTAGTAAACTCTACAGGGTTCTGCTTTCCATGAACCCTGACAATTACAG ATATTATGAAGGCCTCCAAAAATGTCTTGGTTTGTATTCAGAAAGTGGACAATATTCGTCTGACCGGATTGAGAAGTTAAATGCCTTGTACCAGTCTCTAAGCGAGCAGTACACTCGGTCATCCGCTGTTAAG AGGATACCATTGGATTTTCTGCAAGATGAAAGGTTTAAGGAGGCTGTAGCAAAGTACATTAAACCTCTGTTGACAAAG GGTGTTCCTTCATTGTTTTCTGATCTCTGTTCTCTGTATGATCACCCTCGCAAG CCTGATATAATGGAGCAACTAGTTGTTGAGATGGAACATTCAATTAGGACTACTGGAAGTTACCCAGGAAG TGATGTGAAAGAGCCCCAGTCAACTCTATTGTGGACATTATTTTTCTTGGCTCAG CATTATGACAAGCGTGGTCAGTATGATGTTGCCCTTGGTAAAATTGACGAGGCCATTGCTCATACGCCGACAGTGATTGATCTGTACTCCGTTAAG AGCCGAATAATGAAGCATGCAGGAGACTTAACTGCCGCTGCCGCACTTGCCGATGAAGCAAGATGCATGGACCTAGCAGATCGCTATATTAACAGTGAATGCGTCAAGCGTATGCTGCAAGCAGATCAG GTGACCTCGGCTGAGAAAACTGCTGTTTTATTTACAAAAGAGGGGGATCAGCTCAACAGTCTTCATGACATGCAGTGCATGTG GTATGATCTTGCATCTGGAGATAGCTACTTCCGTCAGGGTGATCTTGGACGTGCCCTGAAGAGGTTTCTGGCTGTGGAGAAGCACTACTCTGACATTTCTGAAGATCAATTTGATTTCCACTCGTACTGCTTAAGAAAAATGACTTTGCGTTCGTATGTTGGCATGCTTAAGTTCGAAGACCGATTGCACTCATTCCCATATTTCCACAAAGCAGCCATCAGAGCTATCAG GTGCTACCTTAAATTGCACGATACTCCCAAATCAACTGCTGAAGAAGATGAAATGTCAAAGTTGGCTCCTGCTCAGAAGAAGAAAATGAAGAAACAAAAAAAGGCAGAAGCCCGAGCAAAGAAA GAAGCTGAGACTAAGATTGAAGAATCAACTGCCTGTGGTGTCTCTAAGTCTGGCAAACGGAATGTGAAACCTGTAGACCCAGATCCTCATGGGGAAAAGTTAATTCAG GTGGAAGATCCAATGGCAGAGGCTTCAAAGTACTTGAGACTACTCCAGAAGCATTCACCTAACTCTTTGGAGACTCATCTACTTTCTTTTGAGGTTAACATGAGAAAAGAGAAGTTTCTGCTTGCATTCCAG GCGGTCAAGCAATTGCTTAAATTGGACGCGGAGAACCCTGATTCTCATCGTTCACTG GTTAAATTCTTTCTCAAGACAGGATCGACAAGTTCTCCAACAACTGAAGCTGAGAAACTTCGTTGTAGTGTCCTAGAGGCCGAGCGCCCATCAATTAG TCAATTGCAGAATAAGTCATTAGTGGAGGCAAACAAAGAGTTTCTTGGTAGACACGAAG ATTCTTTGGTGCATAGAGCTGCATACGCAGAAATGCTGTGCCTTTTAGATCCAAGCAGGAAAACTGAGGCTATCAAACTAATTGAAGACTCAACCAATAAAGTGGTTCAACAAAC AAATGGAGCTCTCGGAGTAGCAAGAGAGTGGAAACTCAAAGACTGTATAGCAGTTCATAAGCTCCTAGAGACAGTTTTCCTCGACTCAGAAGCTGCCTCGA GATGGAAATCACGCTGCGCCGAGTATTTTCCATTTTCGACTCACTTTGAAGGCAAGCGTAGCTCTGTGATGCCTGATTCAGTGTACAACTCGTCTCTCAAGAGTAATGAGAATGGCGACACACCAAACCATCCAATGGGTCAGACTGAATTGAACGATGGACAGCTCGAAGCATTCAAGAGCCTTACGGTCTCAACTTGA